Proteins encoded by one window of Simiduia curdlanivorans:
- a CDS encoding 1-acyl-sn-glycerol-3-phosphate acyltransferase: protein MTQVPVVPKTPAAWPKLGNAFTRWLGRNGLRVMGWRCIGHIPETGKLVVVGGPHTSNWDFVIAMFTIMALGVKVSWLAKDSIFRWPVKGLWLKLGGIPVDRASASGMVGQAIESLQQNSAQIVCLMPEGTRSKVDKWRTGFLHIAKGAQVPIFMVGMDYPSKTVTFGNIFTVGDDLDADLEKVKLFVRSFRAKRPAFQS from the coding sequence ATGACACAAGTGCCCGTTGTCCCCAAAACCCCAGCTGCATGGCCAAAACTTGGTAATGCTTTCACCCGGTGGCTTGGCCGCAATGGTCTGCGGGTGATGGGTTGGCGTTGTATCGGCCATATTCCGGAAACCGGTAAGTTGGTGGTGGTTGGCGGCCCGCACACGTCCAACTGGGACTTCGTTATTGCGATGTTTACGATTATGGCCTTGGGCGTGAAGGTGTCTTGGCTGGCAAAAGATTCTATATTTCGTTGGCCGGTAAAAGGCCTGTGGTTGAAGCTCGGCGGTATTCCGGTTGATCGCGCTTCTGCCAGCGGCATGGTGGGGCAGGCCATCGAAAGTTTACAGCAAAATAGCGCGCAAATTGTCTGTTTGATGCCGGAGGGCACACGCTCGAAAGTCGATAAATGGCGCACCGGTTTTTTGCATATTGCCAAGGGCGCACAGGTGCCCATTTTCATGGTGGGAATGGACTACCCTTCTAAGACAGTCACCTTTGGTAATATTTTTACTGTGGGTGATGATCTCGATGCCGACCTTGAAAAGGTAAAGCTGTTCGTACGCAGCTTTCGCGCTAAGAGACCTGCATTCCAATCATAA
- the sthA gene encoding Si-specific NAD(P)(+) transhydrogenase, with product MNYDFDLIVIGSGPAGQKAAVQGAKAGKKVALVERDKVLGGACVHRGTIPSKTLRENALRVKNMRANAALSNFKLAEDTEMATLINRLDQVLSAHDEYMRRQILRNNITTIHGRAKFVDPHQLQISKVRGEAETISAQNIIIASGSYPRKPDNIPVDHEYIFDSDSILSMLYLPKSLVVLGGGVIASEYASIFQALGVKVTMIDKYPRPLGFLDADLTGKFVHAFANMGGTWLGEHNVTSVEFDGLAGVITKCDNGVEVRSEKLLCAAGRLANVKDLQIENAGLALNERGLISVDNNLRTATPNIYAAGDVIGPPSLASASMEQGRRATCNALGMSLGRIASTIPSGIYAIPELSAVGLTEQQAQQEHGDVVVGKANFEEIARGQISGIQDGLLKLICDAKGRKLLGVSIVCEGATELIHIGQMALLAEADVDIFVESIFNFPTLAEAYRVAALAVIGQRSLREAD from the coding sequence ATGAATTACGACTTCGATCTCATTGTCATCGGCAGTGGTCCTGCGGGGCAAAAGGCGGCTGTACAAGGTGCAAAAGCCGGCAAAAAAGTTGCCTTAGTTGAACGCGATAAAGTGCTCGGCGGCGCCTGCGTTCACAGAGGTACCATTCCATCAAAAACCTTGCGGGAAAATGCGCTAAGAGTAAAAAACATGCGCGCCAACGCTGCGCTGTCTAATTTTAAGCTGGCCGAAGACACCGAAATGGCGACGCTCATCAATCGCTTAGATCAAGTGCTGAGCGCGCACGATGAATACATGCGTCGGCAAATTCTTCGCAACAACATTACAACTATCCACGGCCGCGCTAAATTTGTTGATCCCCATCAACTACAGATTTCTAAAGTGCGCGGCGAAGCAGAAACCATTAGCGCCCAAAATATCATTATTGCCAGCGGTTCCTATCCGCGTAAGCCGGATAACATTCCCGTAGATCATGAGTACATCTTCGACAGCGACTCAATACTCTCCATGCTGTACCTTCCCAAGAGTTTGGTGGTGCTCGGTGGTGGTGTAATTGCCAGCGAGTATGCATCCATTTTTCAAGCGCTTGGCGTCAAGGTCACGATGATCGATAAATACCCGCGTCCACTCGGTTTTTTAGATGCCGATCTCACGGGAAAATTTGTTCACGCCTTTGCCAATATGGGCGGTACTTGGCTGGGCGAACACAATGTCACCTCGGTTGAGTTTGATGGTCTCGCGGGTGTCATTACTAAGTGCGATAACGGCGTCGAAGTTCGAAGTGAAAAATTACTTTGCGCTGCCGGCAGGTTGGCCAACGTCAAAGATCTACAAATTGAAAATGCGGGCTTGGCACTCAACGAGCGCGGATTAATCTCAGTTGACAACAACCTTCGAACAGCAACGCCGAATATTTATGCCGCCGGCGATGTGATAGGCCCGCCGAGCTTGGCCTCAGCGTCTATGGAGCAAGGGCGGCGCGCCACCTGTAATGCCTTGGGCATGAGCTTGGGTCGTATCGCCAGCACCATTCCCTCAGGTATCTATGCCATTCCCGAGCTGTCCGCCGTAGGGTTAACTGAGCAACAGGCGCAACAAGAACACGGCGATGTTGTCGTTGGCAAAGCCAATTTTGAAGAGATTGCGCGCGGGCAAATTTCCGGCATACAAGATGGCTTACTGAAATTGATATGCGATGCCAAGGGGAGAAAGCTGCTGGGGGTCAGCATTGTCTGCGAAGGCGCCACCGAGCTGATTCATATAGGTCAAATGGCACTACTGGCCGAGGCAGACGTCGATATCTTCGTTGAGAGCATTTTTAACTTCCCAACCCTAGCAGAAGCCTACCGAGTCGCCGCGCTGGCCGTAATTGGTCAACGGAGCTTGCGCGAGGCCGATTAA
- a CDS encoding 1-acyl-sn-glycerol-3-phosphate acyltransferase, producing MSVVPHLPENAPALGNSLSKALGRFILRVLGWRLEGDLPNEKKLMVALAPHTSNWDFVVAMPIIMALGIKVSYLMKKEAFIWPFSILFRWWGGIPLDRGASGEVVNQVAQWYADHDAVWVAITPEGTRKKVGQYKTGFVRIAHAAGVPIVTIAWDFPSKSMVVDRVWTTTGNHEADAALIRAHINSHYRGAAPQLQ from the coding sequence ATGTCCGTCGTTCCCCATCTTCCAGAAAATGCACCTGCATTAGGTAATTCCCTCTCCAAGGCTCTCGGGCGTTTCATACTCCGTGTGTTGGGCTGGAGGCTAGAGGGCGACTTGCCCAATGAGAAGAAGTTGATGGTGGCGCTCGCGCCGCACACGTCCAACTGGGATTTTGTGGTGGCTATGCCGATCATTATGGCGCTGGGGATTAAGGTTTCTTACTTGATGAAAAAAGAGGCCTTCATTTGGCCTTTCAGCATTCTTTTTCGTTGGTGGGGCGGTATCCCGCTAGACCGCGGTGCCTCGGGAGAGGTGGTTAACCAAGTGGCGCAATGGTATGCCGATCACGATGCGGTATGGGTCGCCATCACCCCGGAGGGCACCCGTAAAAAAGTCGGCCAGTATAAAACCGGTTTCGTGCGCATTGCGCACGCGGCCGGCGTTCCGATTGTGACCATCGCTTGGGACTTTCCCTCGAAATCCATGGTGGTCGATCGCGTCTGGACGACCACAGGCAATCATGAAGCTGATGCTGCCCTGATTCGCGCGCATATTAATAGTCACTATCGTGGCGCAGCGCCACAATTGCAGTAG
- a CDS encoding AI-2E family transporter: MNDSQSRPVLLFMMGLAAFVVVVAGMRAAETLLVPFLLSLFIAVICSPPLLWMKKRGVPNAIAVLLIIAIIVLLGALIGAVVGASITSFKADLPQYQQRLQEMSGGFRTWLEHRGVVIDRAFWADNVKPSVALAFAGNTLTQLGNLMANAFLILLTVIFILGEEMRFSERLGRSNQNLKATIEGIHRFTKSVNHYMALKSGLSFVTGIVVSLWLWFLGVDYPLLWGTMAFILNFVPNLGSLLAAVPAVLLALVQLGVPEAVYTGLGYLVINLVIGNVVEPRMMGKGLNLSTLVVFLSLVFWGWVLGPVGMLLSVPLTMTVKIALESYPGTSWMGILLGDGAEPANGGADVKSDTPH; the protein is encoded by the coding sequence ATGAATGACTCCCAATCTCGCCCGGTACTCCTTTTTATGATGGGGCTTGCGGCCTTCGTTGTGGTGGTTGCCGGAATGCGGGCTGCAGAAACCCTGCTGGTACCTTTCCTCTTGTCGCTGTTTATCGCGGTAATTTGCTCGCCGCCGCTACTTTGGATGAAAAAACGCGGTGTTCCGAATGCTATCGCGGTGCTGTTAATCATCGCGATTATTGTCTTGCTGGGCGCACTCATTGGTGCGGTTGTAGGCGCATCTATTACCTCTTTCAAAGCGGATTTGCCGCAATATCAGCAGCGCCTGCAAGAAATGAGTGGCGGTTTTCGCACTTGGTTGGAGCACCGAGGCGTGGTCATCGATCGCGCCTTTTGGGCCGATAATGTTAAGCCCTCCGTTGCCCTGGCGTTTGCTGGCAATACCCTGACGCAGTTGGGCAACCTCATGGCCAACGCGTTTTTAATTTTGCTCACGGTAATTTTCATTCTGGGCGAAGAGATGCGTTTTTCCGAGCGTCTGGGCCGGTCCAATCAAAATTTAAAAGCCACTATCGAAGGTATTCACCGCTTCACAAAGAGTGTGAATCACTACATGGCGCTGAAAAGTGGCCTCAGTTTTGTCACCGGCATTGTGGTGAGCCTGTGGTTGTGGTTTCTTGGGGTTGATTACCCGCTGCTGTGGGGCACCATGGCTTTCATTTTAAACTTCGTTCCCAATTTAGGTTCCCTGTTGGCTGCGGTACCGGCGGTCTTGCTGGCACTGGTTCAATTGGGTGTGCCTGAGGCCGTTTACACGGGCTTGGGTTACTTAGTGATAAATTTGGTTATCGGCAATGTGGTAGAGCCGCGCATGATGGGTAAAGGCCTGAACCTGTCGACCTTAGTGGTGTTTCTATCTTTGGTGTTTTGGGGCTGGGTGTTGGGTCCCGTGGGTATGTTGTTGTCGGTGCCCTTGACGATGACCGTGAAAATCGCCTTAGAAAGCTACCCAGGCACCAGTTGGATGGGTATTTTGCTGGGTGATGGTGCCGAGCCCGCTAATGGCGGGGCTGACGTTAAAAGCGATACGCCGCACTAA
- a CDS encoding HDOD domain-containing protein, protein MNQTPALSEAANQVASMLQTRIAQSQLDVPMLPEVASKVVTLSQNPESDANKLAQLIQSDQALAGHVMHIANSAAYSPNGSLISLQQAITRLGMNLISDIALAASISAKMFKAPGYEKHITGIWRHALATALWGKEIARVCRRNVEATFLCGLLHSIGRPVTLQSVLELAHKAKLELSEEDVQQLEEQYHTQVGMAVAQRWAMPKIVCESIEFFHQYEDANLAKEQTTMINGGAVFATHQLSPDLLSAANLIELPVLADLNLYEDEIETLMDKKDDIKSTMEAMLGR, encoded by the coding sequence ATGAACCAAACCCCCGCCCTCTCAGAAGCGGCAAACCAAGTCGCTAGCATGCTCCAAACCCGCATAGCGCAAAGTCAACTTGATGTTCCCATGCTGCCGGAAGTTGCCAGTAAAGTCGTCACCCTGTCTCAAAACCCAGAGTCAGATGCGAATAAACTTGCTCAGCTTATCCAAAGTGATCAGGCCTTAGCGGGTCACGTGATGCATATCGCCAATTCCGCCGCCTATTCGCCCAATGGGTCCTTGATCTCCTTGCAACAAGCCATCACCCGCTTAGGTATGAATCTCATTAGCGATATAGCACTCGCAGCATCCATTTCCGCCAAGATGTTTAAAGCACCAGGCTACGAAAAACACATAACCGGGATTTGGCGACACGCCCTGGCTACTGCACTCTGGGGCAAAGAAATTGCTAGAGTATGTCGACGCAATGTGGAGGCTACTTTTTTGTGCGGCCTTCTTCACTCCATTGGTAGGCCTGTCACCTTGCAATCTGTGCTCGAACTGGCGCACAAAGCGAAACTAGAGCTCAGCGAAGAAGATGTGCAGCAACTAGAAGAACAGTATCACACACAGGTCGGTATGGCGGTGGCACAGCGCTGGGCTATGCCGAAAATTGTTTGCGAGTCGATTGAGTTTTTCCACCAGTACGAAGACGCAAATTTGGCCAAAGAGCAAACCACCATGATTAATGGTGGCGCCGTATTTGCCACCCACCAGCTCTCGCCAGATCTACTTTCGGCAGCCAACTTGATTGAACTACCCGTTCTCGCCGATCTTAATTTGTACGAAGATGAAATCGAAACCTTGATGGATAAAAAAGACGATATAAAAAGCACTATGGAGGCGATGTTAGGGCGATGA
- a CDS encoding Dps family protein, translating to MNTATVLSSKPKEQLTENGINRADRSELATFLSKALADTFLLNVKTLNFHWNVMGPLFYSLHKLTEEQYRDLTDAIDVIAERIRALGFVAPGSLTKFAELTDIIEESGTPSAENMINQLADDNERCARSLRVAVAAAEEIEDVKTADLLTDRIGQHEENAWMLRAIVSS from the coding sequence ATGAATACCGCAACAGTATTAAGCAGCAAACCCAAAGAGCAACTTACAGAGAACGGCATAAATCGCGCCGACAGAAGTGAGTTAGCGACATTTCTTTCCAAAGCGTTGGCCGATACATTTTTACTCAACGTGAAAACATTAAATTTTCACTGGAATGTAATGGGCCCACTTTTTTACAGTTTGCACAAACTAACTGAGGAACAATACCGGGATCTAACCGACGCCATCGACGTGATCGCCGAGCGGATTCGCGCACTGGGATTTGTCGCACCAGGTAGCTTAACCAAGTTTGCCGAGCTGACCGATATTATTGAGGAGTCGGGAACACCCAGCGCGGAAAATATGATTAATCAATTGGCTGATGACAACGAGCGCTGCGCACGAAGCCTACGCGTTGCAGTGGCTGCCGCCGAAGAAATAGAAGATGTCAAAACCGCCGATTTATTAACCGATCGCATTGGCCAGCACGAAGAAAATGCCTGGATGTTAAGAGCCATTGTATCTAGCTAA
- a CDS encoding BON domain-containing protein: MNYPKAKFLASAFLLAASAHTLADNESDWKNQSINDAWLDGKSEATLLLSPNLNNFTIDTLVKNGEVTLRGNVDSEIHKHLAEELVLSVEGVTSVNNQLKVAPDTYATDAILDEMQNTKTESLVKARLLMDTEVSGTSIEVEVNQGAVILSGTVSSSAERELAQAIAENTSDVEKVINNLQIAS, from the coding sequence ATGAACTATCCAAAGGCAAAATTTCTCGCTTCAGCATTTTTATTGGCGGCGAGCGCCCATACACTGGCTGACAACGAATCAGATTGGAAAAACCAGTCGATTAACGATGCCTGGCTCGACGGAAAATCCGAAGCCACATTATTGCTAAGCCCCAATCTCAATAATTTCACTATCGACACACTGGTAAAAAATGGTGAAGTCACCCTGCGCGGTAATGTCGATAGCGAAATTCATAAACACTTAGCCGAAGAACTAGTACTCAGTGTTGAAGGCGTTACGAGTGTTAACAACCAACTCAAGGTGGCGCCAGACACCTATGCTACCGATGCCATTTTGGATGAAATGCAGAACACCAAAACCGAGTCGCTCGTGAAAGCGCGACTGTTAATGGACACAGAGGTGTCAGGAACTAGCATTGAAGTAGAAGTGAATCAAGGTGCCGTCATTTTATCTGGCACCGTGTCGTCTAGCGCAGAGCGAGAACTTGCACAAGCCATTGCAGAAAACACATCAGATGTGGAAAAGGTCATCAACAACTTACAAATAGCAAGTTAA
- a CDS encoding TSUP family transporter gives MDWPLWIYLLLSCTAFVAGFVSSIAGAGGMIVLPVLLWAGVPPLNALAVNKFQSVFGTLSSTINFFSKGHLDFKSNKLGLLCAFVAALLGTWLIQRISNNVLMSLLPWMLLLLAVYFAFSPDISDEPKPARLSNEVFNLTVGSGLGLYGGFFGPGMGSFYAAAFVRLRGLPMRMATAQTKPFVLVVNTTSMLVFIVAGYQWWDLAVLMAVMQFIGARIGSNMVIQRGVKLIKPLLIIVTFLLAIKLLWAA, from the coding sequence TTGGATTGGCCCCTGTGGATCTACCTGCTACTTTCTTGTACCGCTTTCGTGGCTGGATTCGTCTCTTCCATCGCCGGTGCCGGCGGCATGATCGTTTTGCCCGTGTTGCTATGGGCGGGTGTGCCGCCGTTGAACGCTTTGGCGGTCAACAAGTTTCAGAGTGTGTTTGGCACCCTTAGCTCGACCATTAATTTTTTTAGTAAAGGCCATCTGGATTTCAAATCCAACAAACTGGGTTTGCTCTGCGCTTTCGTCGCGGCGTTGCTTGGAACTTGGTTGATTCAACGAATATCGAACAATGTGTTGATGTCTCTGCTACCGTGGATGCTGCTTCTTCTCGCGGTTTACTTTGCCTTTTCACCGGATATTTCCGATGAGCCTAAGCCGGCGCGTTTATCGAATGAGGTTTTTAATCTAACGGTGGGCAGCGGTTTGGGTTTGTACGGCGGTTTTTTTGGCCCAGGCATGGGGTCCTTTTATGCGGCCGCGTTTGTTCGCCTGCGCGGTCTTCCCATGAGGATGGCGACGGCGCAAACAAAACCTTTCGTGCTGGTCGTCAACACCACCTCTATGTTGGTGTTCATCGTAGCCGGCTATCAATGGTGGGATCTAGCGGTGCTAATGGCGGTTATGCAGTTTATTGGCGCCAGAATAGGCTCAAACATGGTGATTCAACGCGGTGTAAAACTTATTAAGCCGCTGCTCATCATCGTCACTTTTTTGCTTGCCATTAAGTTGCTGTGGGCGGCATAA